From Acidimicrobiia bacterium:
GCGCGGAACTCCGCGAGCACGAGCGCCGCGCGCGTCGCGGCGGCGAAGTACGACTCGACCTGACGAGGGTCGTAGGTCGCGTGCTCGACGTCCTCGTCGAGCGGCGCCGTCCACGGGACCTCCTGCGGCGTCGGGTTGATGCGGACGTCGCCGGCCAGCCGCCGGACGGCGTCGAGGACGTCGCGTGTCACGTCACGGACGGGTCGATCGGGGGTCAGCGGTACCCGCGCGGCGCGCCCGTCGCTGTGCTCGACCACCGCCTCGTGCGCGTGCAGGTCGAGCGTGGCCGTGAACGCACCGGAATCGTCCGGCGCCGGGAGCGGGCGCGTGGCCCATCCGCGCGCGGTGATGCGGAGCGCGGCGTGCTGCAGCTCCGGCTCGGGCGGCGCGAGCGCGACGGCGAGCTTGCCGAGCACCTGCGTGTGCGCGTGGAGGGTGTCGCACGTCGCGCGCCATGCCTCGTAGTCGACCGAGGGCCATTCACCCGTCATGGCTCGATAGTCGCGTCTCGTGCGGGCGTGTGCACGCGCGACCTGTGACGGCGGGGTAGGCGTCGCGCGCTCAGCCGCGGACGACGAACCACGCGACCACCAACGCGGCGCCGTTCGTCGCGAGATGCGCGAGGACCGGTGCGAGCAGGCTCCGCGACCGGAGGCGCAGCCAGCAGAAGACGAGGCCCGCCACGAACGTCGCCACCACCGACCCGAGCACGACGAGCGCGGCACCGGCCGGGGTCGTCGCGGCGCTCGCGGTCGCGTGGTTCTCGGACATGGTCCCGAGGGTCGGCGAGATGTGCCACAGGCCGAACAGCGCCGACGAGACGAGCGCCGCGGGTCCTTCCGACCACAGCGCGGTGCCGGCACCGAGCAGGACGCCGCGGAACGCGAGCTCCTCGGGGATGACGGTCACGACGAGCGTCGACACGGCCACGGCGAAGACGAGGCTCGGAAACGAGACCTTGGCCCGATCGTCGTCGAGGAACCCGGACGTCGCGGGGATGGCCGCCGCGACCACGAGCACGGCCGTCGTCGCACCGAGCACGATCGCGCCGTACCGAGCTCCACGGCGCAGGTCTGGACGCGCGAGCCCCAGGCCCGACGCGCCGAGGCCTGCGTAGCGAGCGAGCGCGAGCATCGTGAGCGCGAGACCGACGGCCGCAACGTCCTTGAAGCGACCGAGCACGCCGAACGCGCGCACGACGTTGTACGCGACGAGGATGGCGACCGCCGCGGCGAAGGCGCGGCGCAGGTTGGCGCGGTCAGCTCGGCGAGGTGTCGACGTGTGCGACGAGCGTGCGCAGGCGCGCGGTGTCGGCATCCGTCCATCCGGTGGGCTTCGCGACGGCAACCCAACCGTCGACGACGTTGGCGCCGAAGTAGTGGCCGTGGCCGGCAGGCACACCGAGCGAGTTGGCCAGGTCCGCCGCGGTCTGGAGGAACGTGACGAACGGGAACCAGCGCAGGGCCGGTGACCGGTCCGGCGCGCGCGGCGCGCGCGTCCACGCCGGCCTCCGGTACGCGAGCTCGACGTTCCACCACGTCACCGGATCCGACGCGTTCTGGAGGTACACCACGCGCGGTGCCGCCGGCGCGTCGGCGACGCCCGTGAGGTCGGCAGGCTTCTGCGCGAACGAGACGCCGGTGTCGGCCGGCACCCGCGGGAGCCACTGCGGGGAACCCGGATCCCGTCCCGCGGTGAGCCGCTTCCAGAGCGGGTTGGCGAACGTGGGCCCGACGAGCAGCGCGCCGTCGACGTGCGCGCGGAGCGCGCCGAGGCTCCCGAACGCGCGCTCGATGCCGTAGGAGCCGAGGCTCTCGCCGTACACGAGGACGCGGGGGCGCTGCTGGGCCGGCATGCCGTCGACGTGCGCGAGCACCGCGTCGACGAGGTCCTTCGCGGCGTCACCGGCCTTCGTCTGGTCGACGAGGAACGACACCGCGCTGGGGAGGTACGAGTACTGGAGCGAGACCTCCGCCGTGTCACCGCCGTACAGGTACTCGAGCGCGTCGGCGACCTTGGGGTTGATCCAGCCGTTCCCCGTCGCGACGAACACCCCGACGACCGCGCGTCCGAACGCGCCCGTCCGTTCCATCTCGCGCACCGCGAGCTGCGCGTGATCGCGCACCGATCCCGGGGACTCGAGGCCGACGTACACCCGGACGGGCTCCGTGCAGCACCCCGGGCCGTCGAACGCGCGGAGCTGCGCGAGCGACGGACCCTGACCGACGAACGCCCGCCCTTCACGCCCGAGCGAGGACCACGTGACGAGCGAATCCGGCCCGCCCGACCGTTCGGCCGACGTCGGTCGGTGGCTGCCCTCGTTCGTCCCGCGGTTCGCGACGGACGACGTCTCGTTGACGAGCGCGACGGCGCCGCGCAGCAGCACGCCCTGCACGAAGCCGGCGACGATCAACGCGGCGACGACGATCCCGACCGGCAGCGACACCGCGCGCGGTGCGAACCGGTCGATCACGCGGACCACGACGCGACCGAACGAGCGCAGGACGCGAGCGATGATCAGCCCGAGCCCGAACACGACGATCGTGAGCACGACGACGCCGAGCTCCAGGAACGCCGACGCCGGCTCCATGCCCATCAGCGAGCGAAGCTCGTTCTGCCACCGCTGCGCCTGCCACAACATCCCGACGGTCCCGAGGAGCGCGACCAGCGCGACGATCCACGGCACGAGACGCGCACGGGGTTCCCGCCATTCGCGCGTCCGCCGTCGAACGAGCACGCGACGCGTCACCGCCGCGACGAAGCTGCCGACGCCGTAGCCGACGAGCGCCGACCCGCCGCTCACCACGCCCTGGAACAGCGAGGAGCGTGGGAGCAACGAGGGCGTGAGCGAGATCCAGAAGAACACCACGCCGACCACCAGCCCGGCGAACGACGTCGGCGGACGCACCAGCTGTCCGAGCCTCGACCTCAGGGTGACGCGACGACGCCGTGTCGGCCCGGGCCGGAAGGCTGACTCGGTCGCGCGCGCGTCCGCGCACGTCACGCTCACACACTACGACCGAGGCACGACCGCGGCGATCGGCGCGATCATCGGCGTGCTGCTGTGCACCGCACCCGGAACACCCGGAAGAGGGATACACGATGAGCGCTGCGATCACGATGCTGTGCGTCGACGGATCCGACGTGTCCGAACGCGCCGTCGCGGCGGGTCTCGCGGTGCTGCAGCCCGCGCCGCCCGTGCTCGTGGCCACCGTCATCGAGCCGAGCGATCCGACACTGGTGACGGGAACGGGCTTCGCCGGCGGTGTCATCTCGCCCGAGGAGCTGCACGAGCTCGACCGCAACCGTGAGGCGATCGGTCGGAAGATCGCCGAACACGCCGTCGG
This genomic window contains:
- a CDS encoding CPBP family intramembrane glutamic endopeptidase, coding for MPTPRACARSSHTSTPRRADRANLRRAFAAAVAILVAYNVVRAFGVLGRFKDVAAVGLALTMLALARYAGLGASGLGLARPDLRRGARYGAIVLGATTAVLVVAAAIPATSGFLDDDRAKVSFPSLVFAVAVSTLVVTVIPEELAFRGVLLGAGTALWSEGPAALVSSALFGLWHISPTLGTMSENHATASAATTPAGAALVVLGSVVATFVAGLVFCWLRLRSRSLLAPVLAHLATNGAALVVAWFVVRG
- a CDS encoding alpha/beta-hydrolase family protein; this translates as MRPPTSFAGLVVGVVFFWISLTPSLLPRSSLFQGVVSGGSALVGYGVGSFVAAVTRRVLVRRRTREWREPRARLVPWIVALVALLGTVGMLWQAQRWQNELRSLMGMEPASAFLELGVVVLTIVVFGLGLIIARVLRSFGRVVVRVIDRFAPRAVSLPVGIVVAALIVAGFVQGVLLRGAVALVNETSSVANRGTNEGSHRPTSAERSGGPDSLVTWSSLGREGRAFVGQGPSLAQLRAFDGPGCCTEPVRVYVGLESPGSVRDHAQLAVREMERTGAFGRAVVGVFVATGNGWINPKVADALEYLYGGDTAEVSLQYSYLPSAVSFLVDQTKAGDAAKDLVDAVLAHVDGMPAQQRPRVLVYGESLGSYGIERAFGSLGALRAHVDGALLVGPTFANPLWKRLTAGRDPGSPQWLPRVPADTGVSFAQKPADLTGVADAPAAPRVVYLQNASDPVTWWNVELAYRRPAWTRAPRAPDRSPALRWFPFVTFLQTAADLANSLGVPAGHGHYFGANVVDGWVAVAKPTGWTDADTARLRTLVAHVDTSPS
- a CDS encoding universal stress protein, yielding MSAAITMLCVDGSDVSERAVAAGLAVLQPAPPVLVATVIEPSDPTLVTGTGFAGGVISPEELHELDRNREAIGRKIAEHAVGRLSLDGAKIRVVNGAPGPALCALAAELPARVLVMGSRGRGGLKRALLGSVSDHVIRNAPCPVLVTSPDD
- a CDS encoding DUF5996 family protein; this translates as MTGEWPSVDYEAWRATCDTLHAHTQVLGKLAVALAPPEPELQHAALRITARGWATRPLPAPDDSGAFTATLDLHAHEAVVEHSDGRAARVPLTPDRPVRDVTRDVLDAVRRLAGDVRINPTPQEVPWTAPLDEDVEHATYDPRQVESYFAAATRAALVLAEFRAPYRGRSTSVNAWWGSFDLAVSLFSGLPAEPPSSDFIMRNAMDAQEVAVGWWPGDARYGKAAFYAYAHPAPDGFKNTPLSPNAARWDGDLGEYVLDWDDVRAAPDPHAVALEFAQAAFRHACLVCGWDPDLSASAEGRPPPVA